A genomic stretch from Physeter macrocephalus isolate SW-GA chromosome 12, ASM283717v5, whole genome shotgun sequence includes:
- the CYRIA gene encoding CYFIP-related Rac1 interactor A isoform X1 produces MGNLLKVLTREIENYPHFFLDFENAQPTEGEREIWNQISAVLQDSESILADLQAYKGAGPEIRDAIQNPNDIQLQEKAWNAVCPLVVRLKRFYEFSIRLEKALQSLLESLTCPPYTPTQHLEREQALAKEFAEILHFTLRFDELKMRNPAIQNDFSYYRRTISRNRINNMHLDIENEVNNEMANRMSLFYAEATPMLKMLSNATMHFVSENKTLPIENTTDCLSTMTSVCKVMLETPEYRSRFTSEETLMFCMRVMVGVIILYDHVHPVGAFCKTSKIDMKGCIKVLKEQAPDSVEGLLNALRFTTKHLNDESTSKQIRAMLQ; encoded by the exons ATGCCCAGCCcacagaaggagagagggaaatatGGAACCAGATCAGCGCCGTCCTCCAGGATTCCGAGAGCATCCTCGCAGACCTGCAGGCTTACAAGGGCGCGGGGCCAGAGATCCGAGAC GCCattcaaaatcccaatgacattcaGCTTCAAGAAAAAGCTTGGAACGCAGTGTGTCCTTTGGTCGTGAGGCTAAAGAGATTTTATGAGTTTTCTATCAGGCTAG AAAAAGCTCTTCAGAGTTTACTGGAATCTCTGACCTGTCCACCCTACACACCGACGCAACACCTGGAACGGGAGCAGGCCCTGGCAAAGGAGTTTGCGGAAATTCTGCATTTCACCCTTCGATTTGATGAACTGAAG ATGAGGAACCCGGCTATTCAGAATGACTTCAGCTACTATAGAAGGACCATCAGTCGTAACCGCATCAACAACATGCAT CTAGACATTGAGAACGAAGTCAACAACGAGATGGCCAACCGAATGTCCCTCTTCTATGCAGAAGCCACGCCGATGCTGAAAATGCTCAGCAACGCCACCATGCACTTTGTCTCCGAA AACAAAACGCTGCCAATAGAGAATACCACAGACTGCCTCAGTACCATGACGAGCGTTTGTAAAGTCATGCTGGAAACTCC GGAGTACAGGAGTAGGTTTACAAGCGAAGAAACGCTGATGTTCTGCATGAGGGTGATGGTGGGGGTCATCATCCTCTACGACCACGTCCACCCCGTGGGAGCTTTCTGCAAGACATCCAAGATCGAT ATGAAAGGCTGTATAAAGGTGTTGAAGGAACAGGCCCCAGACAGTGTGGAGGGGCTGCTGAATGCCCTCAG GTTCACTACAAAACACTTGAATGATGAATCGACTTCTAAACAGATTCGAGCAATGCTTCAGTAA
- the CYRIA gene encoding CYFIP-related Rac1 interactor A isoform X4, translated as MEPDQRRPPGFREHPRRPAGLQGRGARDPRQKALQSLLESLTCPPYTPTQHLEREQALAKEFAEILHFTLRFDELKMRNPAIQNDFSYYRRTISRNRINNMHLDIENEVNNEMANRMSLFYAEATPMLKMLSNATMHFVSENKTLPIENTTDCLSTMTSVCKVMLETPEYRSRFTSEETLMFCMRVMVGVIILYDHVHPVGAFCKTSKIDMKGCIKVLKEQAPDSVEGLLNALRFTTKHLNDESTSKQIRAMLQ; from the exons atGGAACCAGATCAGCGCCGTCCTCCAGGATTCCGAGAGCATCCTCGCAGACCTGCAGGCTTACAAGGGCGCGGGGCCAGAGATCCGAGAC AAAAAGCTCTTCAGAGTTTACTGGAATCTCTGACCTGTCCACCCTACACACCGACGCAACACCTGGAACGGGAGCAGGCCCTGGCAAAGGAGTTTGCGGAAATTCTGCATTTCACCCTTCGATTTGATGAACTGAAG ATGAGGAACCCGGCTATTCAGAATGACTTCAGCTACTATAGAAGGACCATCAGTCGTAACCGCATCAACAACATGCAT CTAGACATTGAGAACGAAGTCAACAACGAGATGGCCAACCGAATGTCCCTCTTCTATGCAGAAGCCACGCCGATGCTGAAAATGCTCAGCAACGCCACCATGCACTTTGTCTCCGAA AACAAAACGCTGCCAATAGAGAATACCACAGACTGCCTCAGTACCATGACGAGCGTTTGTAAAGTCATGCTGGAAACTCC GGAGTACAGGAGTAGGTTTACAAGCGAAGAAACGCTGATGTTCTGCATGAGGGTGATGGTGGGGGTCATCATCCTCTACGACCACGTCCACCCCGTGGGAGCTTTCTGCAAGACATCCAAGATCGAT ATGAAAGGCTGTATAAAGGTGTTGAAGGAACAGGCCCCAGACAGTGTGGAGGGGCTGCTGAATGCCCTCAG GTTCACTACAAAACACTTGAATGATGAATCGACTTCTAAACAGATTCGAGCAATGCTTCAGTAA
- the CYRIA gene encoding CYFIP-related Rac1 interactor A isoform X5: protein MRNPAIQNDFSYYRRTISRNRINNMHLDIENEVNNEMANRMSLFYAEATPMLKMLSNATMHFVSENKTLPIENTTDCLSTMTSVCKVMLETPEYRSRFTSEETLMFCMRVMVGVIILYDHVHPVGAFCKTSKIDMKGCIKVLKEQAPDSVEGLLNALRFTTKHLNDESTSKQIRAMLQ, encoded by the exons ATGAGGAACCCGGCTATTCAGAATGACTTCAGCTACTATAGAAGGACCATCAGTCGTAACCGCATCAACAACATGCAT CTAGACATTGAGAACGAAGTCAACAACGAGATGGCCAACCGAATGTCCCTCTTCTATGCAGAAGCCACGCCGATGCTGAAAATGCTCAGCAACGCCACCATGCACTTTGTCTCCGAA AACAAAACGCTGCCAATAGAGAATACCACAGACTGCCTCAGTACCATGACGAGCGTTTGTAAAGTCATGCTGGAAACTCC GGAGTACAGGAGTAGGTTTACAAGCGAAGAAACGCTGATGTTCTGCATGAGGGTGATGGTGGGGGTCATCATCCTCTACGACCACGTCCACCCCGTGGGAGCTTTCTGCAAGACATCCAAGATCGAT ATGAAAGGCTGTATAAAGGTGTTGAAGGAACAGGCCCCAGACAGTGTGGAGGGGCTGCTGAATGCCCTCAG GTTCACTACAAAACACTTGAATGATGAATCGACTTCTAAACAGATTCGAGCAATGCTTCAGTAA
- the CYRIA gene encoding CYFIP-related Rac1 interactor A isoform X2 codes for MGNLLKVLTREIENYPHFFLDFENAQPTEGEREIWNQISAVLQDSESILADLQAYKGAGPEIRDAIQNPNDIQLQEKAWNAVCPLVVRLKRFYEFSIRLEKALQSLLESLTCPPYTPTQHLEREQALAKEFAEILHFTLRFDELKMRNPAIQNDFSYYRRTISRNRINNMHLDIENEVNNEMANRMSLFYAEATPMLKMLSNATMHFVSENKTLPIENTTDCLSTMTSVCKVMLETPEYRSRFTSEETLMFCMRVMVGVIILYDHVHPVGAFCKTSKIDMKGCIKVLKEQAPDSVEGLLNALRWKKLKFREVSSLGKSHTADG; via the exons ATGCCCAGCCcacagaaggagagagggaaatatGGAACCAGATCAGCGCCGTCCTCCAGGATTCCGAGAGCATCCTCGCAGACCTGCAGGCTTACAAGGGCGCGGGGCCAGAGATCCGAGAC GCCattcaaaatcccaatgacattcaGCTTCAAGAAAAAGCTTGGAACGCAGTGTGTCCTTTGGTCGTGAGGCTAAAGAGATTTTATGAGTTTTCTATCAGGCTAG AAAAAGCTCTTCAGAGTTTACTGGAATCTCTGACCTGTCCACCCTACACACCGACGCAACACCTGGAACGGGAGCAGGCCCTGGCAAAGGAGTTTGCGGAAATTCTGCATTTCACCCTTCGATTTGATGAACTGAAG ATGAGGAACCCGGCTATTCAGAATGACTTCAGCTACTATAGAAGGACCATCAGTCGTAACCGCATCAACAACATGCAT CTAGACATTGAGAACGAAGTCAACAACGAGATGGCCAACCGAATGTCCCTCTTCTATGCAGAAGCCACGCCGATGCTGAAAATGCTCAGCAACGCCACCATGCACTTTGTCTCCGAA AACAAAACGCTGCCAATAGAGAATACCACAGACTGCCTCAGTACCATGACGAGCGTTTGTAAAGTCATGCTGGAAACTCC GGAGTACAGGAGTAGGTTTACAAGCGAAGAAACGCTGATGTTCTGCATGAGGGTGATGGTGGGGGTCATCATCCTCTACGACCACGTCCACCCCGTGGGAGCTTTCTGCAAGACATCCAAGATCGAT ATGAAAGGCTGTATAAAGGTGTTGAAGGAACAGGCCCCAGACAGTGTGGAGGGGCTGCTGAATGCCCTCAG atggaagaaactgaaatttagaGAAGTCAGCTCACTTGgcaaaagtcacacagcagatGGCTGA
- the CYRIA gene encoding CYFIP-related Rac1 interactor A isoform X3: MGNLLKVLTREIENYPHFFLDFENAQPTEGEREIWNQISAVLQDSESILADLQAYKGAGPEIRDAIQNPNDIQLQEKAWNAVCPLVVRLKRFYEFSIRLEKALQSLLESLTCPPYTPTQHLEREQALAKEFAEILHFTLRFDELKMRNPAIQNDFSYYRRTISRNRINNMHLDIENEVNNEMANRMSLFYAEATPMLKMLSNATMHFVSENKTLPIENTTDCLSTMTSVCKVMLETPSGIVLQGGLEEAEVAICGARDERALSRR; encoded by the exons ATGCCCAGCCcacagaaggagagagggaaatatGGAACCAGATCAGCGCCGTCCTCCAGGATTCCGAGAGCATCCTCGCAGACCTGCAGGCTTACAAGGGCGCGGGGCCAGAGATCCGAGAC GCCattcaaaatcccaatgacattcaGCTTCAAGAAAAAGCTTGGAACGCAGTGTGTCCTTTGGTCGTGAGGCTAAAGAGATTTTATGAGTTTTCTATCAGGCTAG AAAAAGCTCTTCAGAGTTTACTGGAATCTCTGACCTGTCCACCCTACACACCGACGCAACACCTGGAACGGGAGCAGGCCCTGGCAAAGGAGTTTGCGGAAATTCTGCATTTCACCCTTCGATTTGATGAACTGAAG ATGAGGAACCCGGCTATTCAGAATGACTTCAGCTACTATAGAAGGACCATCAGTCGTAACCGCATCAACAACATGCAT CTAGACATTGAGAACGAAGTCAACAACGAGATGGCCAACCGAATGTCCCTCTTCTATGCAGAAGCCACGCCGATGCTGAAAATGCTCAGCAACGCCACCATGCACTTTGTCTCCGAA AACAAAACGCTGCCAATAGAGAATACCACAGACTGCCTCAGTACCATGACGAGCGTTTGTAAAGTCATGCTGGAAACTCC GTCTGGAATTGTTCTCCAGGGAGGATTGGAGGAGGCTGAAGTAGCCATTTGTGGAGCCAGAGATGAACGTGCTCTGTCACGGAGGTAA